A genome region from Oncorhynchus gorbuscha isolate QuinsamMale2020 ecotype Even-year linkage group LG26, OgorEven_v1.0, whole genome shotgun sequence includes the following:
- the LOC124015967 gene encoding chromobox protein homolog 2-like, translating to MEELSAVGEQVFDAECILNKRLRKGKLEFLVKWRGWSSKHNSWEPQANILDPRLLAAFNKSEQEKEILICKRGKRPRGRPRKVVETVPEVSKSSSSSSSSSSSGSSSSSSSSSSSSDDDDDDNNDRKAKPGPRTRELHPVPQKKAQIVVAKPEPQRKKRGRKALPAEMKAIQQNKGQRKIIKTVAKDSPADLRGGIKKPFHPASFTFMGLNSRGPLSVQGRCSLAQGGTTKNSMNTAASGRSNTSASLSFNQRSNQSKSQASDFKLSVSDVDSGAGLDLKTTASKSPGVAALNLHNSKLSTSNGNLQGAFQPQLGSHNGQKKPDAPGQTPVQQVPNNKTAAPFSTPKGPANQAASLQALNLQSVNKSTQGNGTPGNGTAPVSNLRSTANLARKDTVGQYGLENNLVQSPVTPGGQQPRKNHPGVDKVKAEEISEAGVMTERPERLTTTRAQGRVEKSIVQNPSAEARDILGKRERSASKDSGKPAKVLLSEMSTGEESTSDSDQDSPYPSNSQDLSISVQTGQDWKPTHSLIEHVFVTDVTANLVTVTVKESPTSVGFFNIHNY from the exons ATGGAGGAATTGAGCGCCGTAGGAGAACAGGTTTTCGACGCTGAATGCATCCTGAACAAACGACTAAGAAAG GGGAAGTTAGAGTTTCTTGTAAAGTGGAGGGGATGGTCATCCAA GCACAATAGCTGGGAGCCACAAGCGAACATCCTTGACCCAAGATTATTGGCTGCATTTAACAAGAG TGAACAAGAAAAGGAAATCCTGATCTGCAAGAGAGGGAAAAGGCCGAGGGGGAGACCTCGAAAAGTTGTG GAAACTGTGCCTGAAGTGTCAAAGTCAAGCAGCTCTTCATCATCGTCATCTTCGTCTGGCTCATCATCgtcatcttcttcctcttcctcctcatcggatgatgacgacgatgataaCAACGATAGAAAGGCAAAGCCAGGTCCCAGAACACGGGAGCTCCACCCCGTCCCTCAGAAGAAAGCACAGATTGTTGTGGCCAAGCCGGAGCCCCAGAGGAAGAAGCGAGGCAGGAAAGCACTGCCTGCAGAAATGAAGGCCATTCAACAGAACAAGGGCCAGCGCAAGATCATAAAGACAGTTGCCAAAGACTCCCCTGCAGACCTCCGAGGTGGAATCAAGAAACCCTTTCACCCAGCCAGCTTCACCTTCATGGGGTTGAACAGCAGAGGCCCTCTGAGTGTCCAGGGCAGATGTTCCCTGGCCCAGGGTGGGACTACTAAAAACTCCATGAACACTGCAGCCTCTGGCCGGTCAAAtacctcagcttctctctctttcaaccaGAGATCCAACCAGAGCAAGAGTCAAGCATCTGACTTCAAACTGTCAGTCTCTGATGTGGACAGTGGAGCAGGTTTGGACTTAAAAACGACTGCAAGCAAATCTCCTGGCGTAGCAGCGTTGAATTTGCATAACTCCAAACTCTCAACCAGCAATGGCAACCTGCAAGGAGCTTTTCAGCCACAGCTGGGTTCCCACAATGGGCAGAAGAAACCAGATGCCCCTGGGCAAACACCAGTGCAGCAGGTACCCAATAACAAAACTGCTGCCCCCTTCTCCACTCCTAAAGGCCCTGCCAACCAAGCTGCAAGCCTTCAGGCACTAAACCTGCAGAGTGTGAACAAATCAACACAGGGCAACGGTACTCCAGGCAATGGCACTGCGCCAGTGTCCAACCTGCGAAGCACCGCCAACCTAGCACGGAAAGACACAGTTGGTCAGTATGGTCTAGAGAATAATCTTGTCCAGAGTCCTGTCACGCCTGGTGGACAACAGCCCAGAAAGAACCATCCTGGAGTTGATAAGGTCAAAGCGGAGGAGATCAGTGAAGCGGGTGTCATGACAGAGAGGCCTGAGAGGCTGACTACAACAAGGGCCCAAGGGAGGGTTGAGAAGAGCATTGTCCAGAACCCCTCTGCAGAGGCCAGAGACATCCTGGGCAAGCGGGAGAGATCTGCCTCCAAAGACAGTGGCAAGCCGGCCAAGGTCCTCCTGAGTGAGATGAGCACCGGTGAGGAGAGCACCTCCGACTCTGACCAGGATTCCCCCTACCCAAGTAACAGTCAGGACTTGTCCATCTCAGTCCAGACCGGCCAGGACTGGAAGCCCACTCACAGCCTGATCGAGCATGTGTTTGTTACTGACGTCACTGCCAACCTTGTCACTGTCACAGTCAAGGAGTCCCCAACCAGTGTGGGCTTCTTCAACATACATAATTATTGA
- the LOC124015106 gene encoding LOW QUALITY PROTEIN: ectonucleotide pyrophosphatase/phosphodiesterase family member 7-like (The sequence of the model RefSeq protein was modified relative to this genomic sequence to represent the inferred CDS: inserted 1 base in 1 codon) has product MLWTVSLCLLLAASSSGVPLDRYSTKGQHKVLLVSFDGFRWDYDRDVDTPNLDTMAKDGVKARYVTPPYLTITSPTHFTLLTGRYIENHGVIHNMWFNITTSEKLPYYATQFKNEWWDNGTLPIWITAQRQGLRAGSLHFPGTQSTYQGETQTVKEVEPRFYDYKNETKWQENVEKVMGTWFSEMDLDFVSLYFGEPDGTGHKYGPDSPERREMVKQVDRTVGYIRSLAEQNGLADSLNIIITADHGMSNVYRNGLVKEITLSRIPGFSFRDIAFHLVDFGPSGMLLPKKGMLDKVYNALKGAHPHLHVFKKEEMPKRLHFANNNRILPIILFSDPGYVINGFFPVQFNVGEHGFDNEEMDMKPFFRAVGPAFXKNLEVGPFETVNIYPLMCHILGIKPDPNDGHLDATKHMLVSATEDLRQDIKSNIFVGLAAVAGFLVVVFIAVVSFNAFKKEKNDRSSEKAVLPGGKEVTQTAL; this is encoded by the exons ATGTTGTGGACAGTGAGTCTCTGCCTCCTGTTGGCCGCGTCCTCTTCAGGTGTACCGCTGGATAGATACAGCACCAAAGGCCAGCATAAAGTACTGCTCGTCTCCTTTGATGGCTTCAGGTGGGACTACGACCGCGATGTGGACACGCCAAATCTGGACACAATGGCCAAAGACGGGGTCAAGGCCAGATATGTGACCCCACCTTACCTCACCATCACCAGTCCCACACATTTCACCCTCCTAACAG GGCGCTACATTGAAAACCATGGGGTGATCCACAACATGTGGTTCAACATCACCACCAGTGAGAAACTGCCTTACTATGCTACTCAGTTTAAGAATGAGTGGTGGGACAACGGCACTCTACCCATCTGGATCACAGCCCAGAGACAG GGCCTGAGGGCTGGCTCTCTTCACTTTCCTGGCACGCAATCCACCTACCAGGGAGAGACGCAGACAGTGAAGGAAGTGGAACCACGGTTTTATGACTACAAAAACGAGACAAAATGGCAAGAGAACGTAGAGAAGGTGATGGGCACCTGGTTCAGTGAGATGGACCTGGACTTTGTGTCACTGTACTTTGGGGAGCCTGATGGCACAGGCCACAAATACGGGCCTGATTCCCCTGAGCGGAGGGAGATGGTCAAGCAGGTGGACAGAACAGTGGGCTACATCCGCAGCTTGGCTGAACAAAACGGACTTGCCGATAgtctcaacatcatcatcaccGCTGACCATGGGATGAGCAATGTGTACCGCAACGGCTTGGTGAAGGAGATCACCCTGTCCAGGATCCCCGGATTCTCCTTCAGAGATATAGCCTTTCACCTGGTGGACTTTGGGCCCTCTGGGATGCTACTTCCCAAGAAGGGCATGCTGGATAAGGTCTACAACGCCCTGAAGGGGGCGCACCCTCACCTTCATGTCTTCAAGAAGGAGGAGATGCCCAAGCGCCTTCACTTTGCTAATAACAACCGCATCCTACCCATCATTCTCTTCTCTGACCCTGGATATGTCATTAACGGG TTCTTCCCAGTGCAGTTCAACGTGGGGGAGCATGGCTTTGACAACGAAGAAATGGACATGAAGCCCTTCTTCAGGGCTGTGGGGCCGGCGT CAAAGAACCTGGAGGTGGGCCCCTTTGAGACAGTGAACATATACCCCTTGATGTGTCACATACTGGGCATCAAGCCTGATCCCAATGATGGCCACCTGGATGCCACAAAACACATGCTGGTCTCTGCCACAGAGG ACCTCCGTCAGGACATAAAATCAAATATCTTTGTTGGATTGGCAGCAGTGGCTGGATTTCTTGTTGTGGTCTTCATAGCTGTTGTGTCATTTAATGCATTCAAGAAGGAGAAAAATGATAGAAG CTCTGAGAAGGCAGTGCTTCCAGGGGGAAAGGAAGTGACTCAAACTGCCCTTTAA